The stretch of DNA TTTCAATCAGCAATTCGGCCGTATTGAAAATATAAGCGCGCAGTTGCGTTTCGAAAGAAGCCTGCTGTTGGTTTGTGCCGTTGTTAATGCCAGCGGCGGCGGTTGGCTGCAAGTCTTTTTGTATATCCTGATGGACTGAAGGCTGTGATAAGAAAAACAAAAGGATATTTTCTTCATCGGGAATCTGAATGATTCTGACTGAAACGCAGCAGTCAATACTAAACCCAAAGAAGGTGTTGATTGGAATTATCCGGGGTGATAAAGACTCCTGAGCTTCTGGTTCGAAAAGTATTTCCGGACTGATGTTTTGTTTTAGCCAATGAAGAGGCAGAGTGTCGGTCAGATAGCCGGTTAATTTGCTGAACGCCTCATTTACGTGCATTATCTGCAAGCTTTTATCTGCTATTAATGCGGGCGTTGGGTAGTAATTTGTCCAATTGAACTGTACGTCAAAAGGCTGACAGTTTTTTACTGAATCCGGTTGTTCAAGCCTGTTGGAGGTCATTCATTTATAGTTTATCTGTCATTCAGAGAGCTTCTGAGGGTAAATATAAATCTATAAATGTAAATATCCTTATTTAAGTTATTACTTTTTTTTAACAATTCATGAGAAAGATGTGAACATACTCATTATTGGCTGTCGTAAAATATGTAATGATTTGTTGTGGTGACTCACTTTTTTTATTCGCTGGTTATTTCCGGTTTATCGGCCAGGGTATTTTTGCCTTGCAGTATGTCGGTGACAAAAATTTCTTTCACTTTTACGGGCTCTTCAAAGAGCGGGCTATGTGCTGAATGTGCAAATGTGTAAAACCCCTTTAAAGGTGCTTTTAATGTTGTCAGGTATTTTTCAGATAATCCGATATTTACAGTAAAATCATATTTACCGCTGAAAAAATAGACGGGAATTTTTAACTCAGGAATCATGCGAGGAATGTCCATTTCAAACAGTTCGTCGTTAAACCGGGCTTTTTTTACAAATTTGAATTTAGAGACCCATATGTTGTATTTTTCTTTCAAAGTATATGCTTTGCAGGTCCAGGAAGGTAAAAACACGCCAGTGAAAATTGATTTCATATGGTGCATAGTGCCAATGCCCAGTTCGTGCATGGATTTATCCCTGATAAGTGATTTGAAGAAAGGAACAAAGCTAGTGTCGTTATCGGTTACAGGGTATTTTTTTAGTTCGTTCAGGGCTTTTTCATTATTTCTTATCGTATATTGTTCCAGCATATATTGATAAGCCATTCGTTCTGATTCAGATTGCTGCGTAATTTGCGCCATAGCAATGTAAGCGTTGTACAATTGCGGGGCCCGTGCTGCAGCCTGAATGGCAATAGGTGTGCCCCCCGAATGAGCCATGAGGTAAATTTTTTCCTTTTTAAACCGCTGGCGAAGATATTGGGTAACTTCAATGGCATCTGAGGTGAGCTGCTCAAATGTCATTGTTTCTAAAGGAATTGAAGGGTCGTACGACAAGCCTCCGCCACGTTGCTCCCAGTAACAAACCGTAAATAAATCCTCCAGACCGGGTTTGTATTTTTCAATGAGAAAGTAAGTGGGGAATGCTGGCCCGCCATGTAAATAGAGCAATACAGGATTTTGTATGTTTTTACTCCTGATAATCATTCCTTGTCTTATTCCCCCGATAGTGACAAAGGTTTTTTCTGAAAGACTTCCAATCAGAGGTTTCCCGTTATTATCAGTAAAAGGCTCCGGCTTTCCTGGGCTGTTGTACAGTAAGATGATGAAAATAAGCAGGGCTATGCCCGTAATCGTGATAAGTAGCAATGTCAGCATGCTTTTCGCCAGATTTTTGGTTTTTTTCAATGTCCCGGTTCGTTTTTCTTTGTCGGCCTTTCTGCCCTGAATTTACAAAAAAATTTACAGTTCTACTTTGTTTGAAATGTTGTCGGTCAGTTTTTTTCTGAATGATTGCAAGATTTAAAATTGATCAAGGTTATCAGTCTGAAACACTTTGATATTTTGGTTTTCAAGCTCTTTATCAATGTAATATTTATGATCAATGCCGATGGCTACCAGTATTTTTTTGCCTGGATTAGCGCTGATAATTTCAAGGATGTTCCGCACAATATGGTCATTTCTTTCGTTTTCAAATGCCACAATAAAATTATACTCAGGATGCTGGGCATAAATATGGTATTTAAATTCATTTTTGGCTTTCCAGAGGCGGGTGATGCCGGGTGAGTTAATTTCTGCAAAATCCCGGGTTTTAAAATAATCATTCAATAATGAAAACATCCCGCCTGACAGTCTTATTTCAGGAAGGAGTGATGTGTCATTCATGGCCTTTTGTT from Lentimicrobiaceae bacterium encodes:
- a CDS encoding alpha/beta hydrolase, producing the protein MLTLLLITITGIALLIFIILLYNSPGKPEPFTDNNGKPLIGSLSEKTFVTIGGIRQGMIIRSKNIQNPVLLYLHGGPAFPTYFLIEKYKPGLEDLFTVCYWEQRGGGLSYDPSIPLETMTFEQLTSDAIEVTQYLRQRFKKEKIYLMAHSGGTPIAIQAAARAPQLYNAYIAMAQITQQSESERMAYQYMLEQYTIRNNEKALNELKKYPVTDNDTSFVPFFKSLIRDKSMHELGIGTMHHMKSIFTGVFLPSWTCKAYTLKEKYNIWVSKFKFVKKARFNDELFEMDIPRMIPELKIPVYFFSGKYDFTVNIGLSEKYLTTLKAPLKGFYTFAHSAHSPLFEEPVKVKEIFVTDILQGKNTLADKPEITSE